Genomic window (Dehalococcoidia bacterium):
TATATTCCCTGAATTATTTGCCATTACAGGACCTTATCACTTCGCCTTTTCTGCTCCTGCGGTCGTCGCGCCAAGTACTTCGTCAACTAATCCGTATTCCTTGGCCTGTTCCGCAGGAAGGTAAAAATCTCTGTCACTATCCCGTGCTATTTTCTCATAGGACTGGCCAGTATGCGTGGAAAGGATAGTCCGAATTTTATCTTGCATCCTGAGTATTTCTTTTGCTGCAATCTCTATATCACTCGCTTGCCCTTGAGCACCTCCGAGTGCCTGATGCATGTGGATTGTGGAATTGGGAAGCGTAAAACGCTTCCCTGCGGCACCCGCACATAGCAGGACCGTACCCATGCTTGCAGCCATACCCACGCAGATTGTTGATACATCCGGTTTAATCAGCTGCATCGTGTCATATATGGCAAGACCTGAGGTAATAACGCCCCCAGGGCTGTTTATGTAAAGATTGATATCTTTATCAGGATCCTCTCGCTCGAGGTATAGAAGCTGAGCTACGATCAGATTAGAAATCTGATCATTGATAGCAGTTCCCAGATAGACAATGCGCTCTTTCAGCAGCATCGAATAAATATCATAGGAACGCTCTCCACGGGCTCCGCTTTCAATGACCATTGGAATGATGTTCTCTGGAGCCTGGGTGAATTTACCCCCTAAAGTTCCGTGGATAGGCCAGTCTTGCATATCAATCACCTGTCGCTTTCTTCGGTCGAGGAGTTCTTTTTTTGGTAGTGGTAGTAGTCTTTTCAGCCTTGGTCTTCGACTTAGCCTTCGGCTTGGCCGAAGCTTTTTTCGCGCCTGCCAGCGCCAATTCAGAAAGGTATTCAAAAGTTTTACGATTGATTACCATTCTCGCTATTGAATCTCGTCTTTCAGGGTCTTCAAAAAGAGCTCTCATTTCAGTAGCTGAATCACCGTAACTTGCACACAAAGCGTCTATTTCAGAATCAATTTCCGAGTCGGGTGCGTCAAATCCTTGCTTGGTGGTAACCGCTCTTAACACATAAGCACGCTTAAGTCTCTCTTCCACTTTTGGTCGAGCCTCTTCGTGTACCTCTTCATCAGACATACCTTGCCATGAGAGGAACTCTTGATATTCCTCCATGTTATTTATACGACCAGCTTTTGCGTTGTCCTGCCGTTCATGAACGTAAT
Coding sequences:
- a CDS encoding ATP-dependent Clp protease proteolytic subunit, producing the protein MVIESGARGERSYDIYSMLLKERIVYLGTAINDQISNLIVAQLLYLEREDPDKDINLYINSPGGVITSGLAIYDTMQLIKPDVSTICVGMAASMGTVLLCAGAAGKRFTLPNSTIHMHQALGGAQGQASDIEIAAKEILRMQDKIRTILSTHTGQSYEKIARDSDRDFYLPAEQAKEYGLVDEVLGATTAGAEKAK